The Candidatus Nitrosocosmicus franklandus genome contains a region encoding:
- a CDS encoding HdeD family acid-resistance protein has protein sequence MTVSESKSPSWMRALQIGLGIIALILSIIALFFPAFAFISVVYILAIILFFTGIERILVGIFAPLSGSSRWSTIGLGILVLIVAIIALAFPIDAALFVVILISVALLFDGISRIVHGISDKTVGKGSRAFSIAAGIFGIGVSILIFASPLLGAVVAGLLISIALLVIGIQIIVAGVTGRRITYTEGFKQP, from the coding sequence ATGACCGTATCTGAATCAAAATCGCCTAGTTGGATGAGAGCACTGCAAATAGGTTTAGGAATTATTGCACTAATACTTTCCATTATTGCATTATTCTTTCCTGCGTTTGCTTTTATCTCTGTTGTGTATATTTTGGCCATAATTTTATTCTTTACAGGGATTGAACGAATATTGGTTGGAATTTTTGCACCATTATCTGGTTCATCTAGATGGAGCACAATTGGATTAGGAATTCTTGTATTGATAGTTGCAATTATAGCATTGGCTTTTCCAATTGATGCCGCACTATTTGTTGTCATATTGATTTCCGTCGCCCTGTTATTTGATGGAATATCGAGAATAGTTCATGGTATAAGTGACAAAACTGTGGGTAAAGGATCACGGGCTTTTAGCATTGCTGCAGGTATCTTTGGTATTGGTGTATCCATACTTATTTTTGCCTCCCCATTACTTGGAGCTGTGGTAGCAGGCCTATTAATCTCAATAGCACTACTAGTTATTGGAATTCAAATCATTGTAGCCGGAGTAACAGGTAGGAGGATAACATACACCGAAGGATTCAAACAACCATAA